The following coding sequences lie in one Pseudomonas monsensis genomic window:
- a CDS encoding LysR family transcriptional regulator, whose protein sequence is MFSSERLKGIDVFVCVADSGSFKGAAERMSLTASAISKGIARLESRLGTRLFHRTTRSLSLTDAGIAFYRTCTGVLAELEEAELSLLAENTEPRGRIRIDLPGAFGRLQALPVILRFAQEHALLLPHISFSDRVIDPIEEDVDIVVRIGGSDVWPATLGHRYLGSEWHIFCASPAYLSKHGTPLTDRDLEHHQCIAYGWADGTVSPWSFSGKHPGEIERRAIGAKFVVGDGEGLVIAVSAGCGIAQLPSWLIKRQLEEGILVEVLPQLATEGQAINLIWLKSRQALPKVSALLEALAAGLVPSASKIQ, encoded by the coding sequence ATGTTTTCCTCCGAACGTTTAAAGGGCATTGATGTATTTGTCTGCGTTGCCGACTCCGGCAGCTTTAAAGGCGCTGCCGAGCGGATGAGTCTGACGGCTTCGGCAATCAGTAAAGGGATAGCTCGATTGGAGAGCAGGCTTGGGACTCGGTTGTTCCACCGAACAACTCGAAGCTTGTCACTGACGGATGCGGGGATTGCGTTCTATCGCACATGTACAGGCGTGCTGGCTGAGCTCGAAGAGGCTGAGCTGTCCCTACTTGCCGAAAACACTGAACCTCGCGGCAGGATTCGCATTGACCTTCCAGGTGCATTCGGCCGCCTGCAGGCACTTCCGGTCATTCTGCGGTTTGCCCAGGAACATGCACTGCTGCTGCCGCACATTTCGTTTTCCGACCGTGTCATCGACCCTATCGAGGAAGATGTCGATATCGTCGTACGCATCGGTGGTTCGGACGTTTGGCCCGCCACATTGGGGCACCGCTATCTGGGCAGTGAGTGGCATATCTTCTGTGCGTCTCCCGCATATTTGAGTAAGCACGGCACGCCCTTGACTGATCGCGACTTGGAACATCATCAGTGCATCGCTTACGGCTGGGCGGATGGAACGGTTAGCCCTTGGAGTTTTTCAGGAAAGCATCCGGGCGAAATTGAACGCAGGGCTATAGGCGCAAAGTTCGTTGTGGGAGATGGCGAAGGTTTGGTAATCGCGGTATCGGCGGGATGCGGGATAGCACAGTTACCGTCATGGTTGATCAAACGTCAGCTTGAAGAGGGGATATTGGTTGAAGTGCTTCCCCAGTTGGCAACCGAAGGCCAGGCGATCAATCTGATTTGGCTAAAGAGCCGTCAGGCGCTTCCCAAGGTCAGTGCATTATTGGAGGCGCTTGCCGCTGGTTTGGTACCGTCTGCTAGCAAAATTCAATGA
- a CDS encoding MFS transporter, whose translation MLTTLKNYPTTINLLLSASLILTLARAITLPYLVIYLSGSFSLSVADIGLVIGSTLIIGSLLSLYGGFLVDKMSSYRLILAFSGVFTLGFLGTFLARELWLFYSCLVLINLAYAVIDIAIKSGFGSLLPVTDRSEVFSIKYTLTNIGYAVGPFLGAGMAKLDLSLPFLLSAGLGAGFFFIYFVWGNRDLNATDSAQKPVPFLAVGKLLLQDYRLVCFTLGGLLSAVVFGQFTAYLSQYLVVTTTPESTYQIISTVVATNALMVISLQYSIGRKISHRHLNLWLVAGLSMFMLGLAGFALSTSILLWVISIAIFTVGEIIVFPAEYMFIDKIAPDNLRGMYYGAQNLSNLGAALGPVLCGIVLATQPPHYIFYMLALFIVAAGLFYFLGASNLSDITDMDSD comes from the coding sequence ATGCTGACCACGCTAAAAAACTATCCGACAACAATAAATTTGCTGCTGTCGGCGTCCCTGATATTGACCTTGGCGCGAGCAATTACCCTGCCCTATCTGGTCATTTACCTTTCCGGGAGTTTCAGCTTAAGCGTCGCCGATATCGGCCTGGTTATAGGCAGCACACTGATCATTGGGTCGTTATTGAGTCTTTACGGTGGTTTTCTGGTCGACAAGATGTCCAGTTACCGGCTGATCCTGGCCTTCAGTGGCGTGTTCACGCTGGGGTTTCTAGGGACGTTTCTGGCTCGCGAACTTTGGCTGTTCTACAGCTGCCTGGTACTGATAAACCTGGCTTATGCGGTCATTGATATCGCGATTAAATCAGGATTTGGCAGCCTGCTTCCCGTCACTGATCGCAGCGAAGTTTTCTCGATCAAATATACGCTGACCAACATCGGGTATGCCGTCGGCCCGTTTCTTGGCGCTGGCATGGCCAAACTGGATCTCAGCTTGCCATTCCTATTATCAGCCGGGCTTGGAGCAGGATTCTTTTTCATCTATTTCGTTTGGGGCAATAGAGACCTGAACGCCACCGATTCAGCTCAGAAACCAGTACCGTTTCTGGCCGTGGGAAAACTGTTACTCCAAGATTATCGGTTGGTGTGTTTCACCCTTGGTGGGCTGCTTAGTGCGGTGGTTTTTGGCCAGTTCACCGCTTATCTCTCCCAGTATCTGGTGGTCACTACTACACCAGAATCCACCTACCAGATCATCAGCACCGTTGTGGCGACCAATGCGCTGATGGTGATCAGTTTGCAATACTCCATAGGCAGGAAGATCTCTCACAGGCATCTGAATCTGTGGCTGGTCGCGGGACTGAGTATGTTCATGCTGGGGTTGGCGGGTTTTGCCCTGTCGACCTCTATCCTGCTCTGGGTCATTTCCATAGCCATTTTTACGGTCGGCGAGATCATCGTATTCCCCGCCGAGTACATGTTCATCGACAAAATCGCTCCGGACAACCTGCGCGGCATGTATTACGGAGCACAAAACCTGTCCAACCTCGGCGCGGCGCTGGGGCCGGTGCTTTGCGGAATCGTATTGGCGACTCAGCCTCCCCACTACATCTTCTACATGCTTGCGCTCTTCATTGTTGCAGCTGGACTGTTCTACTTCCTGGGAGCTTCCAATTTGAGCGATATCACGGATATGGATTCTGATTGA
- a CDS encoding response regulator produces the protein MSKRVLIVDDHPVVCHAISLALASIGYETIGEASDGINALQMIESLKPDMVILDIGLEGMDGLAVLKRITREKLATRVLVFTSQIKETFATRCLHAGASGFVSKSEPITQLIKAVGIISEGYVHFPRDAIPLFAGAVASDDLGNLTDREMQVLKLLADGLPNREIAERLNLSSKTVSGHKINILMKLNVTSVIELASIAKQHNLI, from the coding sequence ATGAGTAAACGAGTATTGATCGTCGATGATCATCCGGTAGTTTGTCACGCCATCAGCCTGGCGCTTGCGTCGATTGGCTACGAAACAATCGGTGAAGCGTCCGACGGCATTAATGCCCTCCAGATGATCGAGTCGCTGAAGCCAGACATGGTCATTCTCGATATCGGCCTGGAAGGAATGGACGGTTTGGCAGTCTTGAAGCGAATCACTCGGGAGAAGCTCGCTACCCGGGTGCTCGTTTTCACGTCTCAGATCAAAGAAACCTTTGCCACCCGCTGCCTGCACGCCGGCGCCAGTGGTTTTGTCAGCAAGAGCGAGCCAATCACCCAATTGATCAAGGCGGTTGGAATCATTTCCGAGGGCTATGTGCACTTTCCAAGAGACGCCATACCGCTGTTCGCAGGAGCCGTTGCCTCGGATGATCTTGGAAACCTTACGGATCGTGAGATGCAGGTTCTCAAACTGCTAGCCGATGGGCTGCCCAACCGTGAAATAGCAGAAAGGCTCAACCTGAGCAGCAAAACGGTAAGCGGTCATAAAATTAACATTCTGATGAAACTCAATGTCACGTCAGTGATTGAACTTGCCAGCATAGCCAAGCAGCACAACCTCATTTGA